In a genomic window of Salvelinus fontinalis isolate EN_2023a chromosome 7, ASM2944872v1, whole genome shotgun sequence:
- the LOC129859885 gene encoding adrenodoxin-like, producing MALMTSARRLFHVSFRENSLRRIEALISATNTTSGNLSLAGQRMACIRVRDFSTNAQPLRADNKVTVHFINRDGEKISVKGSPGDSLLDVIIDQDLDFDGFGACEGTLACSTCHLIFEEDVYNKLGPITDEEMDMLDLAYGLTDTSRLGCQICLTRSLEGMTARVPESVADIRQSGDGSS from the exons ATGGCTCTGATGACATCGGCAAGAAGACTATTTCATGTTTCGTTCCGAGAAAATTCTCTACGACGAATAGAAGCACTCATTTCAGCAACAAACACAACGTCGGGGAACTTATCATTGGCTGGTCAGAGAATGGCCTGTATTCGTGTAAGGGATTTTAGCACCAACGCACAACCTCTTAG AGCTGACAATAAGGTGACGGTCCACTTCATAAATCGAGATGGAGAGAAGATCTCTGTCAAAGGCTCTCCTGGAGACTCTCTCCTAGATGTCATTATTGACCAGGACCTCGATTTCGATGGGTTCG gtgCATGTGAGGGGACACTGGCCTGTTCTACCTGTCACCTGATCTTTGAGGAAGACGTGTATAATAAGCTGGGCCCCATTACTGACGAGGAGATGGATATGCTGGACCTGGCCTATGGACTCACAGACAC gTCCCGCCTGGGTTGCCAGATCTGCCTGACCAGGTCCCTGGAAGGCATGACAGCGAGGGTGCCTGAGAGTGTGGCAGACATCCGACAGAGTGGAGACGGGTCCTCATAA
- the LOC129859863 gene encoding rho GTPase-activating protein 20-like has protein sequence METMSPQQQNELSRRTSLTGESKTSTQHEHKRRMKSLSHRRQSAPSLVINKALTRSRTFSRESFLVPVCPETCPLVQSFLCPDRAFLLHGHVTLKTGLQTQDRDLFLFTDILIIAKSKSPTHFKLKAQVCVGEMWTAQCMEDVCEGSTNPERSFVMGWPTCNCVVTFSSEVQKERWLSLLKSRIKEEKEKDDPKTIPLKVFGKGIGSCAQAVSKTLGVSNSDSTNEVVRLALQQFGVTSCVKDYQLWVRSKRDNAPYPLIGHEFPFSIQMSHMREPLAQPGRRDTVPPPDRQRAMHRDQVQVDKQCQFILKTRCSSTTTTPVIVDPAQKPFKRRRSLINWAFWKGSNPNLHSSSTNLSSPAPGYLFGQSLSTICWDNSLPKPVMDMLVFLYNEGPFTRGIFRRSAGARACRELRDRLDSGAQDVPLTREHVFIIAAVFKDFLRNIPGSLLCSDLYEQWMDVMEEAELEEAEEEEQAQDITRLIGLLPKENALLLRHVVAVLHGIQENAHDNQMNAFNLSVCIAPSMLWAPGPSSPEVEGEGAKKVCDLVRYMIEHCQEVLGQDVTSVFGGLPRKRAESDVSSFHLTDSSYDSLENMLNDDSSESPCLHTSRRRWRAKPLQGSLDSVLTLSDCDLEQPDLDTDPNTTDPQSGNHSDTITQPGSGNLLQPSTPARGRTRKLSPAAPPSCPSPPTPRRGGRRCSEPAIGYSVASFVARLAGNADRLGSIDDLAGGGEMFHSLRKDGQTHGPTHTGDWNGSKGVCEGSGSQGAQTRRRDASYSSLSSTPTSPTPPTRSSVDSLDSLLSHSSIQSAAFWQPRVGPNAARLTPSPVPPGPPVPLTPISSPTLTHSLPIPAPGQELSLNISPPKEIPSWGTLMGCRGLHPNTWLKRGRRLSLSQQEDEGGVVGSTNKTLPTSKSCQDKGGLKQSSEDPPKSSLASCPPKAGGLQNRGRVTKDRRSNQGSVSPPSSRQRSLEHFHSCRSPCYQPTDRPLTVKELREIHSRACAASNTGYDVTNQGSRTPPQHVFFGQGGPSLSLARQKSHSLAPGKDGLSGGRCSQRRSSEPGAAHLGEVLVKASHPDRLHREAKLGQRSKSVDGSQDLGLKVSDTDQSGAPRFCLSPSATKAVRDYFSSHTHSNPHSGQQVALALIQGQRERLRRCSDPILEPDFDQLLFAEESYV, from the exons ATGGAAACCATGTCACCACAGCAACAGAACGAGCTGAGCCGCAGGACGTCACTCACCGGCGAGTCCAAGACCAGCACGCAACATGAACACAAGAGG AGGATGAAGTCTCTGAGCCATCGTCGACAGTCCGCTCCCTCTCTGGTCATCAACAAAGCCCTGACCAGATCCAGAACTTTCTCCAG AGAGAGCTTcctggttcctgtctgtccagaGACGTGCCCATTGGTCCAGTCGTTCCTGTGTCCTGATAGGGCGTTCCTCCTGCACGGCCACGTCACGCTGAAGACTGGGCTGCAGACGCAGGACAGAGACCTCTTCCTCTTCACCGACATCCTCATCATCGCCAAGTCCAA GTCTCCCACACACTTCAAGCTGAAGGCccaggtgtgtgtgggtgagatgTGGACAGCCCAGTGTATGGAGGACGTATGTGAGGGCAGCACCAACCCAGAGAGGAGCTTCGTCATGGGCTGGCCCACCTGCAACTGTGTGGTCACCTTCAG CTCTGAGGTCCAGAAGGAGAGATGGCTCTCCCTGCTCAAAAG TCGAATAAAAGAGGAGAAGGAAAAGGATGATCCTAAAACCATTCCGCTGAAGGTGTTTGGGAAAGGCATCGGGAGTTGTGCTCAGGCCGTCAGTAAGACCTTGGGTGTCAGTAACTCTGATTCAACCAATGAGGTTGTCCGACTCGCTCTTCAACAGTTTGGTGTCACG AGCTGTGTGAAGGACTACCAGCTGTGGGTACGCTCCAAGAGGGACAACGCCCCTTACCCTCTCATTG GTCATGAGTTCCCTTTCAGTATCCAGATGAGTCATATGCGGGAGCCCCTGGCCCAGCCGGGCCGCAGGGACACAGTTccacctccagacagacagagggcgATGCACCGCGACCAGGTACAGGTGGACAAACAGTGCCAGTTCATCCTAAAGACCCGATGCAGCTCCACAACAACAACGCCTGTGATTG TAGACCCAGCTCAGAAGCCCTTCAAGCGAAGGCGTTCTCTCATCAACTGGGCTTTCTGGAAAGGCTCCAATCCTAACCTCCACAGTTCCTCTacaaacctctcctctcctgcccccgGCTACCTGTTTGGCCAATCGCTGAGCACCATCTGTTGGGACAACTCCCTGCCCAAGCCCGTCATG gacatgCTGGTGTTCCTGTACAACGAGGGTCCGTTCACGCGGGGGATATTCCGACGGTCAGCGGGGGCGAGGGCGTGTCGTGAACTCAGGGACAGACTGGACTCTGGGGCTCAGGATGTCCCGCTGACACGGGAGCACGTCTTCATCATCGCTGCTGTGTTTAAG GACTTCCTGCGGAACATTCCGGGCAGTCTGCTGTGTTCCGATCTCTATGAACAGTGGATGGATGTGATGGAGGAAGCAGAattggaggaggcagaggaggaggagcaggcacAAGATATAACGAG GCTGATTGGTCTACTGCCCAAAGAGAACGCCCTTCTGCTACGCCACGTGGTCGCCGTGCTGCACGGTATCCAGGAAAACGCCCATGACAACCAGATGAACGCCTTCAACCTGTCTGTGTGCATTGCTCCCAGCATGCTCTGGGCCCCGGGCCCCAGCAGCCCCGAGGTGGAGGGCGAGGGCGCCAAGAAG GTGTGTGACCTGGTGAGGTATATGATAGAACACTGCCAGGAGGTCCTGGGACAGGATGTCACCTCTGTGTTTGGAGGTCTACCCCGGAAACGTGCCGAATcgg ACGTGTCTTCCTTCCACCTGACCGACTCGTCTTATGACAGCCTGGAGAACATGCTGAATGATGACAGCAGTGAGTCTCCATGCCTCCACACCTCACGGCGGCGCTGGAGAGCCAAGCCCCTGCAGGGCAGCCTGGACTCGGTCCTCACCCTGAGTGACTGCGACCTGGAGCAGCCCGACCTGGACacagaccccaacaccacagaCCCCCAATCTGGCAACCACAGTGATACGATCACACAACCTGGATCTGGCAACCTCCTCCAGCCCTCAACACCAGCCCGAGGCAGGACCAGGAAACTCAGCCCAGCTGCGCCCCCCTCCTGTCCCAGCCCACCAACTCCTCGGAGGGGGGGGAGGAGGTGCTCCGAGCCGGCCATAGGGTACTCTGTGGCCAGCTTCGTGGCGCGACTGGCAGGGAACGCAGACAGGCTGGGCAGCATCGATGACCTGGCTGGAGGTGGGGAGATGTTTCACAGCTTACGGAAGGATGGACAGACACacggacccacacacacaggggacTGGAATGGCAGTAAGGGTGTGTGTGAGGGTTCGGGGTCACAAGGTGCACAGACGCGACGCCGGGATGCGAGCTACTCCAGTCTCTCTTCGACGCCCACCTCCCCTACCCCCCCCACACGCTCCTCAGTGGACTCCCTGGACAGCCTCCTCTCCCACTCCAGCATCCAGTCCGCTGCATTCTGGCAACCCAGGGTGGGACCCAACGCTGCAAGATTGActccctcccctgtccctcctgGTCCTCCTGTCCCTCTAACCCCCATATCTTCCCCTACTTTAACCCATAGTCTACCCATCCCAGCTCCAGGCCAGGAGCTCAGTCTCAATATCTCCCCGCCGAAGGAGATCCCTTCCTGGGGTACGCTGATGGGCTGCAGGGGGCTCCATCCCAACACCTGGTTGAAGAGAGGCCGCAGACTGTCGCTGTCGCAGCAGGAGGATGAGGGGGGAGTG gtgGGTTCCACTAACAAGACTCTCCCCACTAGCAAGTCATGTCAGGATAAAGGAGGGCTGAAACAGTCATCTGAGGACCCCCCCAAGTCCAGCCTGGCCAGCTGCCCCCCAAAGGCAGGAGGGTTGCAGAATCGCGGCAGGGTGACCAAGGACCGAAGATCCAATCAAGGCTCGGTGAGCCCACCATCATCGCGCCAGAGGTCCCTGGAGCATTTCCACTCCTGCCGCTCTCCCTGCTACCAACCAACAGACAGACCCCTCACTGTCAAAGAGCTGAGAGAGATACACAGCCGGGCCTGCGCAGCGAGCAACACAGGATATGATGTCACAAACCAGGGCAGCCGTACCCCTCCCCAACATGTGTTCTTTGGGCAGGGTGGACCCAGCTTGTCCCTAGCCAGGCAGAAGTCCCACTCTCTAGCCCCAGGCAAGGATGGTCTCTCCGGGGGCAGGTGTTCCCAGCGCCGGAGCTCCGAGCCTGGGGCAGCACATCTAGGCGAAGTTCTGGTTAAGGCCTCACACCCGGATAGGCTTCACAGAGAGGCCAAACTGGGTCAGAGGTCAAAGTCAGTGGACGGGTCCCAAGACCTGGGGTTGAAGGTGTCCGACACGGACCAAAGCGGGGCTCCGAGGTTTTGCCTGTCTCCCTCTGCCACCAAGGCTGTGAGGGACTATTTCTCATCTCACACGCACAGCAATCCCCATAGTGGGCAGCAGGTGGCGCTAGCCCTGATTCAGGGGCAGAGGGAGCGGCTCAGGAGGTGTAGTGATCCCATTCTGGAGCCTGACTTTGACCAACTGCTCTTTGCTGAAGAGTCCTACGTGTGA